The window GCGGATCGATATTGATCGGACCGAGGGCGATCTCGGCTATGCGATTCCGCAGGATAATCCGTTTCGCGGAGTCGAGGGAGTGCGGCCGGAGATCTGGGCAAGCGGTTTCCGCGAGCCGTATCGCATGAGCTGGGATCCGTTGACGAAGGATTTGTGGGTGGGCGATGTCGGCCAGGATCGGATCGAGGAGGTGGGCATCGTTCGCCGTGGTGAAAACCATGGCTGGAACGTGTATGAGGGGCATCATCCCTTCTCCGAGCGCTTCCGCCGGACGGGGGAAGTTTATGTGCCGCCGGTGATGAGCTATTCGCATCGCCACGGCGTCTCGGTGACGGGAGGTGAGGTGTATCGAGGGAAGAAGGCGCCGCAGATGGAGGGCTGGTACATTTTTGCTGATCATGAGAGCCGTCGGGTGTGGGCGCTGACGCAGCAGGATCGCAAGCTCGGCCAGGTGGTTGAGATCGCCCGTGCGCCGAGCCGGGTGACGGCGATCACGCGGGATGGAGACGGGGAGTTGCAGGTGGTCGGTTTCAATGACGGCATGATCCAGCGGCTGAAGCTGGAGGCCGTGGATACCCGGCCAGTCGAGACGCGGGTGATTGCGGAGACCTCGGAGCGGACGCCGGTGAGCTGGCGTTTCACCGAAGCGCCGCCGTCGGAGGGTTGGCAATTCGGCGACTTCGATGCCAGCGGGTGGAATCTCGCGCCGGGCGGTTTCGGCACTGCTGGCACTCCGGGCGGCAACATTCGTACCACGTGGCGGAGCGGGGACTTGTGGGTGCGGCGGGAGTTCGATGTGGCTCCGGAAGTCGCGGCAGCTGCTGGCAATCTGATCCTGAGGCTGCACCACGATGAAGACGTGGAGGTTTACCTCAATGGCAACGAGGTTTACCGTCGGACGGGCTGGACTCAATCCTATGTGGATGAACCGCTTGCGGGTGTTTCCCTGAAGGCGGGTCGGAATGTGATGGCCGTGCATTGCCACCAGAACGGCGGCGGGCAGTACCTCGACGCGGGCCTTCTGAAGACGGTGACGCCGGGCTCGTAAGCTCCGTAATTTTACTCTTCCGAAGATTTCCGATTGCAAACGGCGTCGGTCGGGTTGATGGATGCAAGTAATCACTTGCATGCACCCCGCCAACACTGAAATTACCCCGCTTTCTCCCGCCGCAGAGCGCTTGCTTGATGCTGCGGTCCTCGTCTTCGCGCGGGTCGGCATCAGTGGTGCCACGACGCGGGAGATCGCCAAGGAGGCGGGGGTGAACGAGGTCACCTTGTTCCGCAATTTCCAGAGCAAGCAGGGGCTGCTTGCCGAGGTGCTGAAGCGCGCCTTCTTTCCTTCGAATGAGGTCCAGTTGAAGGGACTTTCCGTCCTCACCGGGGCGACCGTGGAAGAGGTGCTGATGGATTTCGCGGCGGCCGATTTCGAGCGGAAGCGGCGGAACATCGCATTGATCCGGGTGCTCGTCGGCGACGTGCATAATCTCGGCGAAAAGGAGTCGGAGGTGCTCAAGGAGATCTTCCAGCCGTGGAAGCGGGAACTCGCGAACCGGCTGACCGAGGCGAAGGAACTTGGCTTGATCCGTGATGACGTGACCCCGGTCATTGTCGTCGATCAATTGATCGCGATGACCTTCGTTGGGGCGCTGCGCTGCGGTACGATGAAGGCGACGG is drawn from Luteolibacter sp. Y139 and contains these coding sequences:
- a CDS encoding TetR/AcrR family transcriptional regulator; this encodes MHPANTEITPLSPAAERLLDAAVLVFARVGISGATTREIAKEAGVNEVTLFRNFQSKQGLLAEVLKRAFFPSNEVQLKGLSVLTGATVEEVLMDFAAADFERKRRNIALIRVLVGDVHNLGEKESEVLKEIFQPWKRELANRLTEAKELGLIRDDVTPVIVVDQLIAMTFVGALRCGTMKATDYPPETYLKACVETLARGIAAEPEKRRRRP